The following are from one region of the Bradyrhizobium septentrionale genome:
- a CDS encoding organic hydroperoxide resistance protein produces the protein MSVNVLYKTSAKATGGRDGHAATLDGALDVKLTTPKELGGGGGAGNNPEQLFAAGYAACFIGAMKFVASQGGPKVPADASVTSTVGIGPRSAGGFGLAVELAVSLPGLPRDEAEALVEKAHQVCPYSNATRGNVDVKLSVV, from the coding sequence ATGTCTGTGAACGTGCTCTACAAGACCAGCGCCAAGGCAACCGGCGGCCGCGACGGCCATGCGGCAACGCTCGACGGCGCGCTCGACGTCAAGCTCACCACCCCGAAGGAGCTCGGTGGCGGCGGCGGCGCCGGCAACAATCCGGAGCAGCTGTTCGCGGCCGGCTATGCCGCCTGCTTCATCGGTGCCATGAAGTTCGTCGCCTCCCAGGGCGGCCCGAAGGTTCCCGCCGATGCCTCGGTGACCTCGACGGTCGGTATCGGCCCGCGCTCGGCAGGCGGCTTCGGCCTCGCCGTCGAGCTCGCCGTCTCACTGCCCGGCCTTCCCCGCGATGAGGCCGAAGCGCTGGTCGAAAAGGCCCACCAGGTGTGCCCCTATTCCAACGCGACCCGCGGCAATGTCGACGTCAAGCTGAGCGTCGTCTAA